The following are encoded together in the Glycine soja cultivar W05 chromosome 5, ASM419377v2, whole genome shotgun sequence genome:
- the LOC114411364 gene encoding F-box/kelch-repeat protein At3g23880-like — MGFGYDNSSDTYKVVAVVGDGEYSPETAEVRVHCMGDNCWRKVVSWNGFPKLMTVQGCHGGHYVSGHLNWVAAVKSRADTRYLSFVICSFDLRNETCRYLLPLECLYTTLVMLDLYPDLGVLRGCLCLSHYYGYGKHFSFWQMKEFGVVESWISLLNISCLQLHLRDPSLRMSPLIMTENGDVIFTVMDRLHGLLVITYHYRDSSTEYVKILNQELWLNSTDYVQSLIFLIVIGLLLCNAWLIWIYVKSSIM, encoded by the coding sequence ATGGGCTTTGGCTATGACAATTCAAGTGACACTTACAAAGTGGTTGCAGTGGTTGGCGATGGGGAATATTCACCGGAAACAGCAGAAGTGAGAGTTCACTGCATGGGTGATAATTGTTGGAGAAAGGTTGTAAGTTGGAATGGATTTCCCAAACTAATGACAGTTCAAGGATGCCATGGAGGACACTATGTGAGTGGCCATCTTAACTGGGTAGCTGCTGTTAAGTCCAGAGCTGATACTCGCTATCTGTCTTTTGTAATTTGTTCCTTTGATTTAAGGAATGAGACATGCAGATATTTGTTGCCTCTTGAATGCCTTTATACAACCTTGGTGATGCTGGATCTTTACCCAGATCTTGGGGTTTTGAGGGGCTGCCTATGTCTTTCTCATTATTATGGCTAcggaaaacatttttctttttggcaaatGAAGGAGTTTGGAGTTGTAGAGTCTTGGATTTCGTTGCTGAACATTAGTTGTCTTCAACTTCATCTTAGGGATCCATCTCTTCGGATGTCTCCATTGATCATGACTGAAAATGGTGATGTCATTTTTACGGTGATGGACAGATTGCATGGTCTTTTAGTTATTACCTATCACTATAGAGATAGCAGCACGGAGTATGTTAAAATTCTCAACCAAGAACTTTGGTTGAATTCCACTGATTATGTTCAAAGTTTAATTTTCCTTATCGTAATTGGCTTACTCCTCTGTAATGCTTGGCTTATCTGGATTTACGTTAAATCAAGTATTATGTAA
- the LOC114412974 gene encoding cyclic phosphodiesterase-like, which produces MANQAVYSVWAIPPEDVGARCANLMTALRSEFGGPHFHPHITVVGAIKLTPEDAVTKLRSACQALRPFHVTVDRVAAGSFFYQCVYLLLRPDPHLLETSAHCCTHFGYTNSTPYMPHLSLLYGDLSDEEKRKAQERANAIDDTLGGLTFQITRLALYKTDTEDKTLKSWEKIAECTLTPN; this is translated from the exons ATGGCAAACCAGGCAGTGTATTCGGTGTGGGCGATTCCACCGGAAGACGTGGGCGCCAGATGCGCTAACCTCATGACCGCCCTCCGATCCGAGTTCGGCGGGCCCCACTTCCACCCCCACATCACCGTCGTCGGAGCCATCAAACTCACCCCGGAAGACGCCGTGACCAAGCTCCGATCGGCGTGCCAAGCCCTGAGGCCCTTCCACGTCACCGTGGACCGCGTGGCCGCCGGCAGCTTCTTCTACCAGTGCGTGTATCTCCTCCTCCGCCCCGACCCTCACCTCCTCGAAACCAGCGCACACTGCTGCACCCACTTCGGTTACACCAATTCCACTC CTTACATGCCACACTTGAGTCTTCTATACGGAGATTTGAGCGATGAAGAGAAGCGGAAGGCGCAAGAGAGGGCTAATGCTATCGATGACACGCTCGGTGGCTTGACCTTTCAGATTACGCGCCTTGCCTTATACAAAACGGACACTGAAGACAAAACGCTCAAATCTTGGGAGAAAATTGCTGAATGCACTCTCACTCCAAATTAG
- the LOC114412975 gene encoding floral homeotic protein AGAMOUS-like isoform X1, with protein sequence MALPNQSMSSESPQRKMGRGKIEIKRIENTTSRQVTFCKRRNGLLKKAYELSVLCDAEVALIVFSNRGRLYEYANNSVKASIERYKKASSDLSTGGQSASEANAQFYHQEAAKLRVQISNLQNHNSQMMGEGLSTMNGKDLKNLETKLEKGISRIRSKKNEMLFAEIEHMKKREIHLNNDNQLLRAKIAAGERSHHNVNGLSGSISYESMQSQFDSRGFFQVTGLQPNNNQYAGQDNMSLQFV encoded by the exons ATGGCTCTTCCAAACCAATCCATGTCATCAGAGTCTCCCCAGAGAAAGATGGGAAGGGGGAAGATTGAGATCAAGAGGATTGAGAACACCACCAGTCGACAAGTTACCTTCTGCAAGCGCAGAAATGGTTTGCTCAAGAAGGCATATGAGTTATCTGTGCTTTGTGATGCAGAGGTTGCTCTAATTGTCTTTTCAAACCGTGGCCGCCTCTATGAATACGCTAATAACAG CGTCAAAGCTTCAATTGAGAGGTACAAGAAAGCAAGTTCAGATTTATCTACTGGTGGACAATCTGCTTCTGAGGCTAATGCTCAG TTTTACCACCAAGAAGCTGCCAAACTGCGTGTACAAATCAGCAATCTGCAGAATCACAATAG TCAAATGATGGGTGAGGGTTTGAGCACCATGAATGGCAAGGATCTCAAAAACCTAGAGACTAAATTAGAAAAAGGAATCAGCAGAATTCGTTCCAAGAAG AATGAGATGCTATTTGCAGAAATTGAGCACATGAAGAAGAGG GAGATACACTTGAACAATGACAATCAGCTTCTTAGAGCAAAG ATAGCAGCAGGTGAGAGGAGTCACCATAATGTTAACGGGTTGTCTGGAAGCATAAGCTATGAATCGATGCAATCTCAGTTTGACTCCCGCGGCTTCTTCCAAGTAACTGGATTACAACCTAATAATAATCAGTATGCCGGACAAGACAACATGTCCCTTCAATTTGT TTGA
- the LOC114412975 gene encoding floral homeotic protein AGAMOUS-like isoform X2 gives MRFLEVAEKKIGLEMVEPIILWEPVPPWQQQPISGSRILSVKASIERYKKASSDLSTGGQSASEANAQFYHQEAAKLRVQISNLQNHNSQMMGEGLSTMNGKDLKNLETKLEKGISRIRSKKNEMLFAEIEHMKKREIHLNNDNQLLRAKIAAGERSHHNVNGLSGSISYESMQSQFDSRGFFQVTGLQPNNNQYAGQDNMSLQFV, from the exons ATGCGTTTCCTTGAAGTGGCAGAGAAAAAAATAGGTCTAGAAATGGTTGAACCAATCATATTGTGGGAACCTGTGCCACCGTGGCAGCAGCAGCCAATCAGTGGCTCGAGGATATTAAG CGTCAAAGCTTCAATTGAGAGGTACAAGAAAGCAAGTTCAGATTTATCTACTGGTGGACAATCTGCTTCTGAGGCTAATGCTCAG TTTTACCACCAAGAAGCTGCCAAACTGCGTGTACAAATCAGCAATCTGCAGAATCACAATAG TCAAATGATGGGTGAGGGTTTGAGCACCATGAATGGCAAGGATCTCAAAAACCTAGAGACTAAATTAGAAAAAGGAATCAGCAGAATTCGTTCCAAGAAG AATGAGATGCTATTTGCAGAAATTGAGCACATGAAGAAGAGG GAGATACACTTGAACAATGACAATCAGCTTCTTAGAGCAAAG ATAGCAGCAGGTGAGAGGAGTCACCATAATGTTAACGGGTTGTCTGGAAGCATAAGCTATGAATCGATGCAATCTCAGTTTGACTCCCGCGGCTTCTTCCAAGTAACTGGATTACAACCTAATAATAATCAGTATGCCGGACAAGACAACATGTCCCTTCAATTTGT TTGA
- the LOC114411547 gene encoding GDSL esterase/lipase At1g29670-like, which translates to MDYETKLWLVMIFFFSATYMQYYCVVGKPQVPCLFIFGDSLSDSGNNNNLHTDAKVNNLPYGIDFPLGPTGRFTNGRTSVDIITELLGLENFIPPFANTGVSDILKGVNYASGAAGIRNETGTHLGEDISLGLQLQNHKVIVSQITQKLGGPDQAQHHLNKCLYYVNIGSNDYLNNYFLPEHYPSSRTYSPEQYAVALVQEYARNLKDLHALGARRFALIGLGLIGCIPHEISIHGENGSICVDEENRAALMFNDKLKPVVDRFNKELPDAKFIFINSAVISLRDSKDFNTSKLQGISEVAVCCKVGPNGQCIPNEEPCKNRNLHVFFDAFHPSEMTNQLSARSAYNAPIPTLAHPMDISHLVKLK; encoded by the exons ATGGATTATGAAACCAAGTTATGGTTagtgatgatttttttcttcagtGCAACATACatgcaatattattgtgttgttGGGAAGCCCCAAGTACCTTGCCTTTTCATTTTTGGAGACTCTTTATCTGATAGTGGAAACAACAACAATCTACATACAGATGCCAAAGTTAATAACTTGCCTTATGGGATTGATTTTCCACTTGGCCCCACCGGAAGATTTACCAACGGCCGTACTTCAGTTGATATAATCA CTGAGCTTTTGGGATTGGAAAATTTTATCCCGCCCTTTGCAAATACCGGTGTTTCAGACATACTCAAAGGCGTGAATTATGCATCCGGCGCAGCGGGGATTCGCAACGAGACCGGCACACATTTG GGTGAGGATATTAGCTTGGGATTGCAGTTGCAAAATCATAAAGTCATAGTTTCCCAAATCACTCAGAAACTTGGAGGCCCTGACCAAGCACAACACCACCTAAATAAGTGTTTATATTATGTGAATATAGGCAGCAATGACTACTTAAACAATTACTTCTTACCGGAGCATTACCCATCAAGTCGAACGTATTCTCCTGAACAGTATGCTGTGGCCCTTGTCCAAGAATATGCAAGGAATTTAAAG GATTTGCACGCACTTGGGGCAAGGAGGTTTGCCTTGATAGGCCTGGGACTTATAGGCTGCATTCCACATGAAATCTCTATTCATGGGGAAAATGGGTCAATATGTGTTGACGAGGAAAATAGAGCAGCACTCATGTTTAATGACAAGCTTAAACCAGTAGTTGATCGTTTCAATAAAGAATTACCTGATGCCAAATTTATCTTCATTAACAGTGCCGTGATCTCATTACGAGACTCAAAAGATTTCAATACCTCAAAGTTACAag GGATTTCAGAAGTTGCTGTGTGCTGCAAAGTGGGGCCGAATGGGCAGTGTATCCCTAATGAGGAGCCATGCAAGAACAGAAACCTACACGTATTTTTTGATGCATTTCATCCATCTGAGATGACCAACCAACTCAGTGCAAGAAGTGCGTATAATGCTCCCATTCCAACTCTCGCGCACCCAATGGATATCAGTCATCTTGTTAAGTTAAAATGA